The Tolypothrix sp. PCC 7712 region TCTAACCAACGGTAAGGATCTGCTACTACAGTACCGTGATAGTTATCAACTTGATTGCTTTTGCGGCTAGGTGGGTAAGTCAGCATTTTTTTTGATGGAACTCGTTGCTGTGCATATTGTTTGAGGAAGTAACTCCTCTGCAAATTTTCCCCATCTGTGAATTTCTCAACTAATACTTGTGGAGAGAACTTGCTGGAAATTTTAGCATTAGCGACAGCAGCAGGTAGCAACCATTGGCAAAATATCATTGTTGCCAAAAAGGTTGCTAAAAGCCGAGTCCATTTGGCTTTTAGCATTGTGAATGATGAATGATGAATATAAATTATTAATCTCAGCGCCAACTTGCCTACAACGCTGGCTCTCCTTGATTTTTGCCAGCCAGTTCACTTCACAAAGGCAACCTCTGCAAGTGACTGGCTCTTCTTGACTGTTGAATTTTGGCCTCCGTAACAGAATATTTGTGTGTCCTTTGCAGAAATACTGGAATCGTTTAGGCAGTAGTATTCAGAATCAGTTTTTCTCCTTTGAGCATCCGTACTGCAGCTTCTAGTAAAGCTTCTTCTAGGTAAGGCTTGGTAAAGTAACCGCTAGCACCTAGTTGGATTGCCATTTGTCTGTGCTTATCTGCACCGCGCGAGGTGAGCATAGCGATGGGGAGGTGGTTGAGGTTGTGATCTTTCTGAATACGAGAGAGCAACTCCAGCCCGTCACAGCGAGGCATTTCAATATCGCAGAATACGATATCACAAGGCAACCCAGAGCGGAGTTTATCCCAAGCTTCTTGACCATCTCTTGCTTGTTCTACGCGGTAACCTGCCTTATTAAAGGTGAGAGAAAGTAATTCTCTTACTGTAATTGAGTCATCAACAATCAGTACTGTTGGATCAATTTTCTCAATTGTGACTTCCGGTAGAGTCGGAGCAGATTTTTGCTGCCAAAGGCCACTACTTTGTTTAGACATCCGTCCTTGGAAGATGTCCATAATTTCTAGCACGTCAGCAATCGGCATAATCCGACCATCCCCTAAGACGGTAGCACCTGCTACACCTAAAGGTTTGGGTGCTGGCCCTTCAAATTGCTTAATTACAATTTCTTGCTCACTCAGTACTAAGTCTATTTGTAAGGCGAGTAGGTTATTTGCTGATCGCACTACGACCACAGAAACCATATCATCATCGCGAGTTCCACCGTAAACACTACCGCGACTGATTTGGCGATTGACGGCTAAAAGCTCTTTCAGTGGACGGAATGGCAATATTGTGTCTCGCCAAGCAATAAATGTTTGGCCATCGGCATTGTGCTGAATACTCTTGACAGGGATATCTAAAGTATCTTCTACTCCGTCCATTGGGAAGGCAATTCTGGCTTTATCAGAAACACAACAAAGGGCTTTACAAATACTCAAGGTAAGTGGTAGACGAATTGTAAAGGTAGTTCCTTTACTGATCACAGAATCAGTGCTAACTGTTCCGCGCACTTCGCTAATTTCCGAGCGTACGATGTCCATTCCCACGCCACGCCCAGAAATCTCATCAGCTTCGTCTTTAATACTAAAGCCAGAGTGAAACAGCAAGTTGTAGATTTCTATGCGCGTGATGGTTTTTGCTTCTTCTGCTGTCAGCATTCCCAACTTCAACGCTTTGGCTTTGATTTTTTCGGTATCTATACCTGCACCATCATCGCCCACAGAGATCACAGTTTGGTTACCTTGGTGGAAAGCGCGAATCTTGATTTCTCCCACAGGATTTTTACCTGCAGCTTGTCGCACCTCTGGGGTTTCAATACCGTGAGCGATCGCATTATTGAGCATATGAGTTAGTGGATCGGTCAGGTGATCCAAAATCATTTTGTCAATTAAGGTATCTCCACCCTCAATCATTAACTCCACTTGCTTACCATATTTAATGGCATTATCCCGTACTCCTCGCCGCAAGCGATCGATAGCTTGGGAGAAAGGCACCATTCGGGCGCGTGTTAATCCCTCTTGGAGTTGAGTTGTGGCTTGTCGAAACTGTCGCGCTACTCTCTCGGTTTCTTCCGTCACAAAGTCAATGTCACTCGCTGACTCACGTACCCTGACGATCATTTCAATCATTTCTTGGGACAGTGTATGGAAAGGCGTAAACCGATCCATTTCCAATTCACTGAAACCCCTGTCAGAATTGGAATCACTTGATGAGGCACCAGATTCTCTATGTTTGCGGGTAGCTAACAAAGAAGCTTCCAAAAGCGATCGCTCGTATAATTCTTGCATCCGCGCGCCAACATCAGATAGCTGTTGTACCTGAATCAACAAGTTATCTAGTGACTGTCGCAGACGTTCGTGATCCTGTTCCAAGGTATTGCGATTAACTACCAGTTCCCCAACTAGATTGCTCATATCATCTAGTTGCTTCACTGGAACTTTCATGGTTTCTTCAAATCTTGCACCCCTACGCGTAGCGGGACGTGCGGCTTTACCTGGGGTTGATTTGATTGATGGTGAATGAGATATTGTTTGATCTGCTTCCGCCAACAATTTTTCTAAGTCACCAAATTCATCTTCTAATTCTGGTGATGTAGCAGCAGTGCTGGCATTATTGTAAGCGGTAGGTGGTTGCGATTGTTGTGGGTAAACAGGTAAAGGTGCTGCTGATGGCTCCTCATTGAGATCCGTATCCAACAATGCTTCCAGAGCAGCAAAATCTTCTTCTGGTAAGGGTGACGCTAATTCCTCTTCTAGTAATGTTTCTAATTCAGCAAATTCATCTTCTGGAGTTGATGGTGGCACATCCAATTCGGCTTCTGCTGCTGTAATTGTTGCCACTTCATCGGTTTGGGTTATGTTCTCCAAAGATGCAGACAAATTATTTGCTGCATCTAATACATCTAATTCAACTATACTGTTTGCGTAGGCGTAGCCCGTCGTAGACATCGCAGCATCAGTGTCTTGGGTATTCGCTGTGTCCTCCAGCTTTGTTTCGGCTTGCAGTATAGTTTCTGTTGTTAATAAATCATCTAGTAAGTTTAATTCTGCGCTATCAGCAACAGTCGTTTCTGCAGTATCCAAAATCTCTGAATTTATTTCAGGCTGTGCTAATTCTGCTACTTCGCCGAAATTCAGTTCTAAATCTGCTGATGTTGCTAGTAAATCATCACCTAAATCTAATGTTGCAAATTCATCATTAGTTGTTTCTGCAGTTTCAACATTTGCCAATAAATCTAGATTATTTTCCGGCTGTGCTAATTCTGCTACTTCGCCAAAGTTCAGTTCTAAATCTGCTGATGTTGCCAGTAAATCATCACCTAAATCTAATGTTGCAAATTCATCATTAGTTGTTTCTGCAGTTTCAACATTTGCCAATAAATCTAGATTATTTTCCGGCTGTGCTAATTCTGCTACTTCGCCGAAGTTCAGTTCTAAATCTGCTGTTGCTAGTAAATCATCACCTAAATCTAATGTTTCAACACCATCATTAGTTGTTTCTGCGGTTTCAACATTTGTAAATAAATCTAGATTTGCTTCCGGCTGTGCTAATTCTGCCGCTTCATTAACATTCAGTTCTAAATCTGCTGATGTTGCCAGTAAATCATCACCTAAATCTAATGCTGCAACACCATCATTAGTTGTTTCTGCAGTTTCAACATTTGCCAATAAATCTAGATTATTTTCCGGCTGTGATAATTCTGCTACTTCGCCGAAGTTCAGTTCTAAATCTGCTGTTGCTAGTAAATCATCACCTAAATCTAATGTTTCAACACCATCATTAGTTGTTTCTGCGGTTTCAACATTTGTAAATAAATCTAGATTTGCTTCCGGCTGTGCTAATTCTGCCGCTTCATTAACATTCAGTTCTAAATCTGCTGATGTTGCCAGTAAATCATCACCTAAATCTAATGCTGCAACACCATCATTAGTTGTTTCTGCAGTTTCAACATTTGCCAATAAATCTAGATTATTTTCCGGCTGTGATAATTCTGCCGCTTCATTAAAATTCAGTTCTAAATCTGCTGTTGCTAGTAAATCATCACCTAAATCTAATGTTTCAACACCATCATTAGTTGTTTCTGCAGTTTCAACATTTGCCAATAAATCTAGATTATTTTCCGGCTGTGCTAATTCTGCTACTTCGCCAAAATTCAGTTCTAAATCTGCTGATGTTGCCAGTAAATCATCACCTAAATCTAATGCTGCAACACCATCATTAGTTGTTTCTGCAGTTTCAACATTTGCCAATAAATCTAGATTATTTTCCGGCTGTGCTAATTCTGCCGCTTCATTAAAATTCAGTTCTAAATCTGCTGTTGCTAGTAAATCATCACCTAAATCTAATGTTGCAAACTCATCATTAGTTGTTTCTGCAGTTTCAACATTTGCCAATAAATCTAGATTATTTTCCGGCTGTGCTAATTCTGCTACTTCGCCAAAATTCAGTTCTAAATCTGCTGATGTTGCCAGTAAATCATCACCTAAATCTAATGCTGCAACACCATCATTAGTTGTTTCTGCAGTTTCAACATTTGCCAATAAATCTAGATTTATTTCAGGCTGTGCTAATTCTGCTACTTCGCCAAAGTTCAGTTCTAAATCTGCTGATGTTGCTAGTAAATCATCACCTAAATCTAATGTTGCAAACTCATCATTAGTTGTTTCTGCAGTTTCAACATTTGCCAATAAATCTAGATTTGCTTCCGGTTGTGATAATTCTGCTACTTCGCCGAAGTTCAGTTCTAAATCTGCTGATGTTGCTAGTAACTCATCACCTAAATCTAATGTTGTAACAGCATCATTAGTTGTTTCTCCAATTTCAACATTTGCCAATAAATCTAGATTTGCTTCCGGTTGTGATAATTCTGCTACTTCGTCGAAGTTCAGTTCTAAATCTGCTGATGTTGCTAGTAACTCATCACCTAAATCTAAGTCTAACGCCGAAACATCTTCATTAGTGGTTTCTGCGATTTCGACATTTGATAATAAATCGAGGTTTTGTGGACGTTGTTGTACTTCTGTGGATTCGTTGAAATCCAAGCCTAAATTATCTGCTGTTGATAATAAATCGAGGTTGTGTGGACGCTGTTGTACCTCTGTGGATTCGTTGAAATCCAATTTTAAATCATCTGCTGTTGTTAGTAAGTCATCGCCTAAATCTAATTCGGGAGTCTCAGAAATCCTGATTGCTAAAGGATCAAGCTGAATATACGTTGATTGAGAGGTGTTGATATTCTCAAATAACAATTGTGGATTATCACTGCTATTGTCGTTGATGACATTAAACAAATCATTATCTGCAGAACTACTAAATGTATTATCTATTGATGGCTGATTGGTAAATTCTGGGGTGAAATCTAATTCGGGAGGTAATGTAGTTGATGGGAGTGAAGAGTGTAGGCTCAGTCCTTCATAGATATCGCTTTCCTCTGGTATCAAGCTGCGAATTTCTGTCACAGGTAATTCGTTAGCATCAGTAGAAGAAATAGCTGTGTTGTCTGATGTCAAATCTGCAAATAAATCATCTCCAGTATCAGCTTCAAACATCAGATCGATTTGCTCATCATCTGACTGAAAAGTCAGATTAAAATCTTCTACGTCAAAAAGAGGTACTGAGGATTGAGCTAACTGGCTATCATCCAAAAAGTCATGAGATGCTGTAAACAAACTCTCCTCTAATGCTTTGGCGACATCTTGCTCAACCCGAGAACCCAATTCTAGCTGCGGTTCTGCGCCAGATTCCTCATTCCAGAAGTTGCTTAAATCTTCTGCAGAAAGATCGTAATCTCTGGCTACTGTTGCTTGCGGATCGAATAAATCGTCAACTGTTGATTCGCTAGTAGAAAGTAGAGAGTTTTCTCCCAAGTCAGTAAATGGATTATCCAAAGATAAGCTTTCTGGCTGTGGGAAGTTAATTGGAGAAATTTCTTCTAGCAGACTTTCATTTGCAGTTTCTGAGAATAAGTCATCAAAACTCGCTTCTGGTTGATTTAATTCGCCTAGCGACAGTAGATTGTTATCATCTAGCTCTAGACCTAATAAATCTTGTACTACATCCTGTGGGGCAATATCGCCAGGATATTCTTGCAGAATTTTTGTAAATTCTCTGAGACTTTCATTAGTAGATGAGTTTAAATTGATATCGTTTTGAGAGCTATTGCTGATATCAGAGTTTCTCGCTGATGTTTGTGCAGGTTGCTGTGTAGGAGTTTCTTTGTCTAAGAAGTTTTCACCGAATAATAGACTGAAATCTTCTGTTTGAATAATAGTTTGTTTAGACTCATCAACACTCGTAGGTTCATCAAAAGACAGTAAGTCAGCTAAATCGCTATCAGCATCTTCAGTATTACTAGTACTGATCTCAATGCCCAATTTGTTGGCAGCATTAATGTCTAATATTTCTTCTTGTTGCCAAGTTTCATCTAGTTCGGGAGCTTCACCTTCAAATAAATCAGCAAGTGTATTTAACTCAGCAATTCCAACTTCTGGCCCTTTGGGGTCAAGATTATGATTGGTTAGTACTGTTTCATCTTCATTATTTGGCAACAAGTTAAATAACTCAGAAGTCTCAGGCTTATAATTTTCTTTATTGGTAAAAATATTTTTCTCTTGTTGAACTGCTGCTGTTAGATCAGGTAAGCTAGCTATATTGTTATTAGTTGTATTAACAAAATTATCCAGCCTTGGAGCAGCTAACTCATTAGCGATCGCTTCAGTATTAGCTTTAGCAAATGGAGTTGTCCCAGTTGCAGATTCATCTGGTAAATCGGTAGAGATTTCAAATAACTCAACTTCAGGGAAACTCAAGATAACTTCTAGTTGCTGGCTAATGACAATCTCAGATTCTTTACCTTTAAGAACTAATTCCTGAGCTTTTTTTATTTCTGTAATGACAATTTTTGCCAGAGTTAGATAACTATTATCTGGATTGGCGATCGCATTTTCTGCAGCTTCGCATAACTTACACCAGTTGGGCAAATTAAATGTTTCACCCAATATGACTAATTGGTGACAAGTTTGCTGGAGATTTTGCCGACTTTCCTGGGTTGTCCCTTGTTTAAATAGCTGCAACATTTCTCGTAGCGTTTGCAGCACTTGCGCTTGAAACTCACCCCAATTATCATTTGCTTTAGTAACAACTGGCGTAGGCTTTTGGAGTGGTGATTCTTCTTCCGGGACAGGGAAATCCCGTTGCATGAAAATTTCTGTCAGTGTGTGGGAGTTATCAGCAAAAGCTGGCTGCATTGCTGGTGCAACGCGACTGTCTACACCACCGCTTGCTTGTTGTACAAGTAGTTCCAAATGCTCGTTCAGCCATTGAAAGACTGGCTCAGTTTCTGACATCAATGTATTAGCTGTCTCTTCTGACAAACCAAATGGCCCGCTCAAATTCTCAAGCAGCGCTTTGAGTGTATCAGAAACCCCGAGAAATAAGGACTCTAACTTTTGGTCAACCTGAATCGGATTTTCTTTGAGAACCTTGAAACAATCTTCTAGGCGGTGAGATGTATGCTGGATGCTACTCAAACCAAGCATCGCCGCTCCTCCTTTAATGGAGTGAGCCGCCCGGAAGACTTCGTTGATCATTTCTGGATCGTTCAGGGTACTCTGAAGATTTAACAACCCCTGCTCAATGGTATTCAGGTGGTCTCTTGCTTCTTCAATAAAGTAACCTAAAATGCGCTGTTGTTGTTCCGGCAGCATAGGACATGATGAAGGATAAAGGATGAAAGAAAAAGATGAAAGATCAAGGTTAAAGGTTAAAGGGACTGAAGCATGAGTAATAGTTCATACTTAATAGTTCATACTTCATCCTTTATCTAGATTCGAGAGTATCTACCCGGAAACGTTCCACAGAAGCAATTAAATCTCTTGATACGCCCACTAAGTGTTGTAGCGCACCAGATACTCTTTGTGCTTCCTGGGAGGTTTCTTGTGCTGTTAGTTCTACGGATTGCATCACGTGAGCTACCGCACGGGAGGTTTCGGTCTGTTCTACAGTATCCGAGGTAATTGAGCGCACCAAGATATCAATACGATTTGCTACTTGAATAATATTTTCTAGCGATCGCTTGGCTTCTTCAGCTAATTTAGTACCTTTAATTACCTGTTGTGTCCCTTCCTCCATTGCAGTCATTACAGAGCCTGTTTCACTCTGGATTTGCATCACGATTTGTTCAATTTCTTTTAAAGACTTGGCAGATTTGTCTGCTAGCTGGCGGACTTCATCAGCTACTATTGCAAACCCACGTCCGGCTTCACCTGCCCTTGCTGCCTCAATACTAGCGTTGAGCGCTAATAAATTGGTGCGGGAGGCAATTTGTGAAATTAATGCCACAATCTTAGAAATTTCTTGCGAAGATTCAGCTAGCCGTTTCACTTTGCGAGTAGTTTCTGCCACAGTTTCTCTGATTTCTAAAATACCTGCCACGGTATTTTCCACGGCTTCACCACCTTTTAAGGCGATGGTGCTGGCATCACGGGCAACAGTTTCCGCTTCTCGCGCGGCTTCCGCTACCCGTTGAATGGAGTCAGTCATTACCTGTACAGAATTAAGTGTGACTGCTAACTCTTCTGCTTGCCTTAAAGCATCACTAGATAAGGCTCTAGCAAATGTTTCGGAGTTCGTTGCACCCTTGGTTACATCTCTTGCAGCTACTTTTACCTGTTGCACAATATCCCGCAAGTTTTGAATTGTCAGGTTAAAGGCATCAGCTACGGCTCCTAGTACGTCAGCTGTTACCTCAGCCTGTACTGTTAAATCGCCTCTGGCTGCTCCTTCTACATCATCCAACAGGCGAATTACTTGGCGTTGTAGATTTTCTTTGGCTTCTTCCTGTTCATCAGCTTTTCTTTGGGCTTCATTGGTAGTAGTAAAAATTACCCTTGCCATTTCATTAAAGCCAGTAGCCAGCAGTCCTAATTCATCTTCAGAATAGACTGTGGCTTGAACATTGAGATTACCCTGACGCACAGCATCAAACTGAGCTTGTAAGTTCTGCGTAGTGCGGCGAACTTGCTTAATGGTGAAATTACCCATAAAGGCTGCGGTAGCAAAACCAGCCAGTCCTGCTGCTAGTGACATGGCCCAGCCAGTGTTCCGCACTGATTCCCTCTGTTGTGGTGGTGAAAAGGTCGTAGCGCCAAAGCTGACTGTTGCTACCACTAGTGCCGATACTACACCTACAGTTCCCGCAATCAGCCATTGTTTCTTTTCTAGGGAAGCATTTTCTAAAGGCGCTAACCAACCTTGCTCAACGCTGACATTGGCTTCTAATTTAGCGACATCTACTTGGGTAAATACTGGAACTACTTCTTGTGAACCAGTGATTGAAAACAGTTCATCTTCGCGATCGCCTGTTTCATCAATAGCAGGTGGTTGTCCTGTTTGACTGTGAGGGAGATTACCTATTTCCAATGGGCCAGAATCCATACTTACATCTCGGAAGTTGGCTTCTGCATCTGTCAAATCAAATCCAGGAATGTTACCCAGGTCGTCAAATTCATCAAAGTCATCTAAAAAATCTATATTAGTTTTAGAAGTCTCGTGATGAATTTCTCCTCTACTGATATTGCTTGGTTGAATATTACTTGGTTCTTCATCGGGACTAAAATCATCTGTGCCAAAGGCAGATTCAAAAGCCTCAAAATCAAAACTATCATCAATATCAGAAAAGCTTTGTTCTATCTTGCTACTCTGGTTTTCCGGCTGTTCTTCTTGGTAAAAATTGTTGTCAGCAGCACTAACTACCTCTTTTAATGTATCTTCAGCTTCTATGGGCCCCAACCAATTTTTAGGTGTAGTTGGGGATAAATTCTCTTGAGGCTGTAATGGTAAATTGTTAGTCTGTGGGACACTTTCCTGGAGAAGTGTTTGGTTTTTGACTAAAGTTTCATTTTCCAGGCTATTACTCTTCCACTCGAAATCAGCTTCGCTAGGTTCTGGATAGGTTTCTGAGGTTAAGAATTCAGTAGGTATTTCCCAATTATTACTACTTGAAGCATCAATTTCTTCAACTTCTGTAAACGGTGAATCGCTATAATTTTCCGAATTAGTGAAACCTTTATTATTTGAATCTGTAGTAGCTTCTACAAAAGGATTATTTATCCCTGAATCTTCAATAAGATTTTGATTGTTGTCTTCTTGCCAGAAAGCAGGTAACTCTAATTCTCCTTGTTTTTCCCAAATGTTAGCATTGGCATCGCGATCGCTAGCTTGCTCTGTAGAACTAAAAGGATCGTTACTCAAAGGTGCTGAAGAATCTGGTAATCCATTAAATGCACTACTACTATATGCAGAGATATCAAATGAACTGTCTAAAGAACTATCCAAGGATAGCTCTTCTATTTCATCTCCAGATTCCTGGTATTCGCCAAAGGGATTGTCGCCAAAGCTGCTGCTAGCAAAATTATTATTCTGTGGCAAATTCTGTAATTCTTCTGTATCAGCGAACCGACCATTAGATATTTCTGATGAAGAAATAGCTTCATTATTTTCACTGATAGCAAACTCATCTGGTAGTAATTGTTGATATTGAGCAATACTTTCCAGACCATGCTGGGCAAAATCAATTAATTCTCGATCGTTGGTTAACTGTAAAACTTGTTGATATTCAGCTTTGGCTATATCGTACTGCTGTAAAACGTAGTATATGTGACCCCGTAACAAATGGGAGTTAGGGTCATTTGGCAAATTTTGTACCACTCGATCCACTAAAGTGGCGGCAACATCATAGTTCTGTTGCGCGTAAGCTGTACAAGCCTGCTTATATATTTCTAAGTAATCATCTATACTTGCTGCCATGTCCACCCTCCCAATATCATCCTGCCCACCTCGCACTCCGCAAAATTGCCATTTGATCCAGTAGTCTTAAAGACTTATTTGTTTTGGCATCTATTAACCACTCACCGCGCAGAAAGGGAGCCATCGTATCCGGTACATGAGTTGTTAGCATCAGATGCTGCACGTCAAGCCAGTCCATACCACCTATTTCTTCTACCGCTAAACCCACTATTGTGTCTTGTTCTTCGATAGCGATTACCGGAATTTCTGCTCTATCTGTATTTAATGCGGTTGCTTCTCCTAAAAATTGACCTAAATCAGCTACCCAAATGACTCGACCTCGTAAATTTAGAGTACCCAAAAGTAAAGGAGAAGCATTAGGAATCGGAGTGATTCTATCAGGACTCAATTCCATTACCTCTCGAATTCCAGTTGCTGGTAGTGCAAACTCTTGGCGCGAGGGGATGTAAAACCGCAAATGTAATTCACCTTCAGGGCTTTCTACTTGTAATTCAGGACGGAAGTGGTCTTGACTACCACCACTTAAAAAGTCCGGTTTACTGACCATTTTCTTTTCATCCTTATCCTCGCAGCAATTGTTTGACTGTTCCCACCAACTCAGTTGGTTGAAACGGTTTGGCTATATAAGCGTCTGCACCCTGTTTCATACCCCAGTAGCGATCAAATTCTTCACCTTTGGAAGAACACATCACAACGGGGACATTTTGGGTTTTCGGATCGGATTTTAACCGACGGCAAACTTCGTAGCCGTTCATCCGGGGCATGACAATATCCAAGACCACTAAATCCGGAGGTGTGCTTTGAATGGCCTCCAAAGCTTCAACTCCATCACTGGCATGGGTGACCGTTAAGCCACTTGCTTTCAGGAGGTCTGTAATCATCTCCCTTTGTGCGATACTGTCTTCCACAATCAGAACTGTACTCATAAATGCCTATCTACCTCCTGATGTAGACGTTCCTACTTGGAACATTCCCTGATTCCCCCGCAAGTATTTAGTGTATAAATTAAGTCTATTCCTTAACTGATTTACTAGATAATAACTTTATACTGGTTGTACTGGGGCTGGCTGATTCTGTGATAACATTTTTTACCTCATCTTTTATACAATCAACAACAGTTGTATCTCTTATGTATGTCAATGTAAGGCTGTTTATTGATATATTTTGCTACGAGCGTGAGTAACTCAGTTTCTTGCACAGGCTTAGTCAAATAATCGGTAGCCCCGACCATACTAGCCCTGACTCGATCGATAAACCTATCTTGGCTACTCAGCATAATAATCGGCACCAGCCGAAATGCTGTAGATTGGCGCAGCATGGCACAAATCTCATATCCATCTAATTCCGGCATGGTAATATTGCAAAAAATCATCTGCGGCTTGAGTTGAAAAACGAGACTGAGCGACTCTAAGGGATTAGTTAAAGTTAACACTTCATAACCTTGTTGCTGTAAAATTGCCTCTATAGTCTCACCAATCGTTGTTACTTCGTCAATACATAATATCCGTGGTTTGTAGTTGACCTCCACTACCATGTTCTCTGTATTAATACTGAATATATTAGTACTGGGATATACCAATTTCAGCCATCCCTGTTGGACGTACGGATATATTACCTTGGCAATTGTCAATATGTCTCGGTTGAGATAACGAGCAAGTTGCCGTAAAGATGTTTTGCCATCTGCCCAATGCTTAAGTTTATTGACTGTTTCTGCTGATAAAGATGAATTCAATTGAACCATCTCAGAAAGTATGGGCACTTGATCGGCAGACTGAATGTGAGGATATAACTGCTGCCAATTTTGCAGTTGCTTGGCAATTTTACTGACTAGGGGAGCTATCTCCCAAGTGGTTAGTTGTGGAGTTAGAGCCGGACTTTGATGGAAGATAAAACTACCTGTGTGCAAACCCAGTAAA contains the following coding sequences:
- a CDS encoding response regulator codes for the protein MLPEQQQRILGYFIEEARDHLNTIEQGLLNLQSTLNDPEMINEVFRAAHSIKGGAAMLGLSSIQHTSHRLEDCFKVLKENPIQVDQKLESLFLGVSDTLKALLENLSGPFGLSEETANTLMSETEPVFQWLNEHLELLVQQASGGVDSRVAPAMQPAFADNSHTLTEIFMQRDFPVPEEESPLQKPTPVVTKANDNWGEFQAQVLQTLREMLQLFKQGTTQESRQNLQQTCHQLVILGETFNLPNWCKLCEAAENAIANPDNSYLTLAKIVITEIKKAQELVLKGKESEIVISQQLEVILSFPEVELFEISTDLPDESATGTTPFAKANTEAIANELAAPRLDNFVNTTNNNIASLPDLTAAVQQEKNIFTNKENYKPETSELFNLLPNNEDETVLTNHNLDPKGPEVGIAELNTLADLFEGEAPELDETWQQEEILDINAANKLGIEISTSNTEDADSDLADLLSFDEPTSVDESKQTIIQTEDFSLLFGENFLDKETPTQQPAQTSARNSDISNSSQNDINLNSSTNESLREFTKILQEYPGDIAPQDVVQDLLGLELDDNNLLSLGELNQPEASFDDLFSETANESLLEEISPINFPQPESLSLDNPFTDLGENSLLSTSESTVDDLFDPQATVARDYDLSAEDLSNFWNEESGAEPQLELGSRVEQDVAKALEESLFTASHDFLDDSQLAQSSVPLFDVEDFNLTFQSDDEQIDLMFEADTGDDLFADLTSDNTAISSTDANELPVTEIRSLIPEESDIYEGLSLHSSLPSTTLPPELDFTPEFTNQPSIDNTFSSSADNDLFNVINDNSSDNPQLLFENINTSQSTYIQLDPLAIRISETPELDLGDDLLTTADDLKLDFNESTEVQQRPHNLDLLSTADNLGLDFNESTEVQQRPQNLDLLSNVEIAETTNEDVSALDLDLGDELLATSADLELNFDEVAELSQPEANLDLLANVEIGETTNDAVTTLDLGDELLATSADLELNFGEVAELSQPEANLDLLANVETAETTNDEFATLDLGDDLLATSADLELNFGEVAELAQPEINLDLLANVETAETTNDGVAALDLGDDLLATSADLELNFGEVAELAQPENNLDLLANVETAETTNDEFATLDLGDDLLATADLELNFNEAAELAQPENNLDLLANVETAETTNDGVAALDLGDDLLATSADLELNFGEVAELAQPENNLDLLANVETAETTNDGVETLDLGDDLLATADLELNFNEAAELSQPENNLDLLANVETAETTNDGVAALDLGDDLLATSADLELNVNEAAELAQPEANLDLFTNVETAETTNDGVETLDLGDDLLATADLELNFGEVAELSQPENNLDLLANVETAETTNDGVAALDLGDDLLATSADLELNVNEAAELAQPEANLDLFTNVETAETTNDGVETLDLGDDLLATADLELNFGEVAELAQPENNLDLLANVETAETTNDEFATLDLGDDLLATSADLELNFGEVAELAQPENNLDLLANVETAETTNDEFATLDLGDDLLATSADLELNFGEVAELAQPEINSEILDTAETTVADSAELNLLDDLLTTETILQAETKLEDTANTQDTDAAMSTTGYAYANSIVELDVLDAANNLSASLENITQTDEVATITAAEAELDVPPSTPEDEFAELETLLEEELASPLPEEDFAALEALLDTDLNEEPSAAPLPVYPQQSQPPTAYNNASTAATSPELEDEFGDLEKLLAEADQTISHSPSIKSTPGKAARPATRRGARFEETMKVPVKQLDDMSNLVGELVVNRNTLEQDHERLRQSLDNLLIQVQQLSDVGARMQELYERSLLEASLLATRKHRESGASSSDSNSDRGFSELEMDRFTPFHTLSQEMIEMIVRVRESASDIDFVTEETERVARQFRQATTQLQEGLTRARMVPFSQAIDRLRRGVRDNAIKYGKQVELMIEGGDTLIDKMILDHLTDPLTHMLNNAIAHGIETPEVRQAAGKNPVGEIKIRAFHQGNQTVISVGDDGAGIDTEKIKAKALKLGMLTAEEAKTITRIEIYNLLFHSGFSIKDEADEISGRGVGMDIVRSEISEVRGTVSTDSVISKGTTFTIRLPLTLSICKALCCVSDKARIAFPMDGVEDTLDIPVKSIQHNADGQTFIAWRDTILPFRPLKELLAVNRQISRGSVYGGTRDDDMVSVVVVRSANNLLALQIDLVLSEQEIVIKQFEGPAPKPLGVAGATVLGDGRIMPIADVLEIMDIFQGRMSKQSSGLWQQKSAPTLPEVTIEKIDPTVLIVDDSITVRELLSLTFNKAGYRVEQARDGQEAWDKLRSGLPCDIVFCDIEMPRCDGLELLSRIQKDHNLNHLPIAMLTSRGADKHRQMAIQLGASGYFTKPYLEEALLEAAVRMLKGEKLILNTTA